The region CCCGTCGGCGCGATCGACATCACGATGTACCGCGACGACCTGCGCCTGCGTCCGGCGCGCCCGCTCGGCCGCACCGAGCTCCCCCCGGACGGCGTGGACGGCAGGACCGTCGTCCTCGTGGACGACGTTCTCTTCTCCGGGCGCACGGTGCGCGCCGCGCTCGACGCGCTGAACGACGTCGGCAGGCCCCGGGCGGTCCAGCTCGCGACGCTGGTGGACCGCGGCCACCGGGAGCTGCCGATCCGCGCCGACTACGTCGGCAAGAACCTGCCGACCTCCAAGAGCGAGAAGGTCAAGGTCTTCCTGCAGGAGACGGACGGGCGCGACGCGGTCGTGCTCATCAAGGGGGACGACCGATGAAGTCGCACCTGCTCTCGACCGGCGACCTCAGCCGCGACGACGCCCTCCTCATCCTCGACACGGCGGAGGAGCTGGCCCGGGTCTCGCAGCGGTCGATCAAGAAGCTGCCGACGCTGCGCGGCCGGACGGTGGTGAACCTCTTCTTCGAGGACTCCACCCGGACCCGCATCTCCTTCGAGGCCGCGGCCAAGCGCCTGTCGGCCGATGTGATCAATTTCTCGGCCAAGGGGTCGAGCGTGTCCAAGGGCGAGTCGCTGAAGGACACCGCGCTCACCCTGGAGGCCATGGGCGCCGACGCCGTGGTGATCCGGCACAGCGCCTCGGGCGCGCCGCACCGCCTGGCCAACTGGGTGCGCGGCAGCGTGGTGAACGCCGGCGACGGCACCCACGAGCACCCGACGCAGGCGCTGCTCGACGCCTTCAGCATCCGCCGCAGGCTCGGCCGGCTCGACGGACTGAAGATCTCGATCGTCGGCGACGTGCTGCACAGCCGGGTCGCCCGCTCGAACGTGCTGCTGCTGCACACGCTCGGCGCGGAGGTCACGCTGGTCGCGCCGCCGACCCTGCTGCCGGTGGCGGTCGCGAGCTGGCCCTGCCAGGTCTCCTACGACCTCGACGCGGTGCTGCCGAAGTCGGACGTCGTGATGATGCTGCGGGTCCAGCTCGAACGGATGAACGCGGCCTACTTCCCCTCGGCGCGGGAGTACAGCCGCCGCTACGGCCTCGACCGCGACCGCTTCGCCCGCCTGCACGACGACGCGATCGTCATGCACCCCGGGCCGATGAACCGCGGCATGGAGATCTCCGCGGAGGTCGCCGACTCGCCGCGCTCGACGATCGTCGAGCAGGTCGGCAACGGCGTGACGGTCCGCATGGCCGTCCTCTATCTGCTGCTCGGCGGTTCCGAGCCCGCCATCGGAGGCGCCGAATGAGCGCGTACGACCTTCACGAGGGAGCTGTGACCACCATCCTCATCAGGGGCGCCCGCATCTTGGGCGGCGCCCCGCGCGACATCCTGCTGCGCGACGGCGTCGTGGCCGAGATCGGCGACCTCGCGGGCGCCGGCGCGGACCAGACGGTCGACGCCTCCGGGCTGGTCGCCCTGCCCGGCCTGGTCGACCTGCACACCCATCTGCGCGAGCCCGGCCGGGAGGACGCCGAGACCGTCGAGACCGGCACCCAGGCCGCGGCGCGCGGCGGATACACCGCCGTCCACGCGATGGCCAACACCTCCCCGGTGGCCGACACCGCCGGGGTGGTCGAGCAGGTCTGGCGGCTCGGCCAGGAATCCGGCCACTGCGACGTCCAGCCTGTCGGCGCGGTGACCTCCGGCCTGGAGGGCCGCCAGCTCGCCGAACTCGGCGCGATGGCCGACTCCGCGGCCCGCGTGCGGGTCTTCTCCGACGACGGCAGGTGCGTGTCGGACGCGGTGCTGATGCGCCGGGCGCTGGAGTACGTCAAGGCGTTCGACGGCGTGGTCGCCCAGCACGCCCAGGAGCCCAGGCTGACCGAGGGCGCCCAGCTCAACGAGGGCGAGGTGTCGGCCCGGCTCGGCCTCACCGGCTGGCCGGCCGTCGCGGAGGAGGCGATCATCGCGCGCGACTGCCTGCTCGCCGCGCACGTCGGCTCCCGGCTGCACGTCTGCCACGTCTCCACCGCGGGCTCCGTCGAGATCATCCGATGGGCCAAGTCGAAGGGCTGGGACGTGACCGCCGAGGTCACCCCGCACCACCTGCTGCTGACCGACTCCCGCGCCGAGACCTCGCCGCTAGGGCCGTACAACCCGATCTACAAGGTGAACCCGCCGCTGCGCACCGCCGAGGACGTGCGGGCGCTGCGCGAGGCCCTCGCCGACGGCACGATCGACTGCGTGGCCACCGACCACGCCCCCCACCCGGTCGAGGACAAGGAGACCGAGTGGGCCGCGGCGGCCATGGGCATGATCGGCCTGGAGACCGCCCTGCCGGTGGTCCAGGAGGCCATGGTCGAGACCGGGCTGCTCGACTGGGCCGGCGTCGCCGACCGCATGTCCGCGCGCCCGGCCAGGATCGGCCGCCTGGCCGGGCACGGCCGGCCCATCGAGCCCGGCGCGCCCGCCAACGTCACCCTGTACGACCCGTCGGTCCGGCGGCCCGTCGACCCCGGCGCGATGGCGTCGAAGAGCCGGAACACCCCGTACGAGGGGATGACCCTGCCCGGCCGCGTGGTCGCCACGTTCCTGCGCGGCCGCCCCACCGTTCTCGAAGGGAAGCTCGTATGACAGCCCTGCTGGTTCTCGAGGACGGACGCGTCTTCGAGGGAACGCCGTACGGCGCCGTGGGCGAGACGTTCGGCGAGATGGTCTTCAACACCGGCATGACCGGCTACCAGGAGACTCTCACCGACCCCTCCTACCACCGCCAGATCGTGGCGATGACCGCCCCCCACATCGGCAACACCGGCGTGAACGACGAGGACCCCGAGTCCCGCCGCGTCTGGGTCGCGGGCTACGTGGTGCGCGAGCCGTCGCGGATCCCGTCGAACTGGCGCTCCCGCCGGACGCTCGACGACTACCTGCGCGAGCAGGGCGTCGTCGGCATCGCCATGTCCGGCACCCGGGCCCTCACCCGCCACCTGCGCGAGCGCGGCGCGATGCGCGCCGGCGTCTTCAGCGAGGGCGGCGACGTCGCCGAACTGGTCGAGCGCGTGCGGCGCTCGCCCGGCATGGAGGGCGCCGACCTCGCCCGCGAGGTCAGCACGCCCGAGCCGTACGTCGTGCCCGCACGCGGGCGCAAACGCTTCACCGTCGCCGCGGTCGACCTCGGCATCAAGGCGATGACCCCCGAGCGGATGGCCGAGCGGGGCTGCGAGGTGCACGTGCTGCCCGCCACCGCCGGCGCCGCCGACATCCTCGCCCTCGGCCCCGACGGCGTCTTCTTCTCCAACGGCCCCGGCGACCCCGCCGCGGCCGGGTACGCGGTCGAGTCGCTGCGCGAGGTGCTGGACGCGAGCGTGCCGTTCTTCGGCATCTGCTTCGGCAACCAGATCCTTGGCCGGGCGCTCGGCCTCGGCACCTACAAGCTGCGGTACGGCCACCGCGGCGTGAACCAGCCCGTGCAGGACCGCAGGACCGGCAAGGTCGAGATCTCCGCGCACAACCACGGCTTCGCCGTGCGGGCGCCGCTCGACGGGCCCTTCGAGACGCCGTACGGCGCGGCGGAGGTCAGCCACGTCAACCTCAACGACGACTGCGTGGAGGGGCTGCGCCTGCTGGACCGTCCGGCGTTCAGCGTCCAGTACCACCCCGAGGCGGCGGCCGGCCCGCACGACGCCGCGTACCTGTTCGACGAGTTCTGTGACCTGATGGACAAGAAGAAGGGGGCCGAGGGTGCCTAAGCGTACGGACATCAGGTCCGTCATGGTGATCGGCTCCGGTCCGATCGTCATCGGGCAGGCGTGCGAGTTCGACTACTCGGGCACCCAGGCCTGCCGGGTCCTGCGCAGCGAGGGCTTCCGGGTCGTCCTGGTCAACAGCAACCCGGCCACGATCATGACGGACCCCGAGTTCGCCGACGCCACCTACGTCGAGCCGATCACGCCGGACATCGTCGAGAAGATCATCGCCAAGGAGCGGCCCGACGCGCTGCTGCCCACGCTGGGCGGCCAGACGGCGCTGAACACGGCTGTGGCGCTGCACGAGGCGGGCGTCCTCGGCAAGTACGGCGTCGAGCTGATCGGCGCCGACATCGACGCCATCCAGGCGGGGGAGAACCGCGAGCGGTTCAAGGAGATCGTCGCGAAGGTGGCCGCCGAGCACGGCCTCAACGCCGAGTCGGCGCGCAGCGCGATCTGCCACACGATGGACGACTGCCTGCGCGCGGCCGGCGAGCTGGGCTACCCGGTCGTCGTCCGCCCCAGCTTCACGATGGGCGGCGCCGGGTCCGGCTTCGCCCACGACGAGGAGGAGCTGCACCGCATCGCGGGCGCCGGCCTCGACGCGTCCCCGACCACCGAGGTGCTCCTGGAGGAGTCGATCCTCGGCTGGAAGGAGTACGAGCTGGAGGTCATGCGCGACCGGGCCGACAACGTGGTCATCGTGTGCTCCATCGAGAACATCGACCCGATGGGCGTCCACACCGGCGACAGCGTGACCGTGGCGCCCGCGCTGACGCTGACCGACCGCGAGTACCAGAACATGCGCGACGTCGCGATCGCGGTCATCCGCGAGGTCGGCGTCGACACCGGCGGCTGCAACATCCAGTTCGCGGTCGACCCGGCGACCGGCCGGATGATCGTCATCGAGATGAACCCGCGCGTGTCGCGGTCGTCGGCGCTGGCGTCGAAGGCCACCGGCTTCCCGATCGCCAAGATCGCCGCCAAGCTCGCGATCGGCTACACGCTCGACGAGATCCCCAACGACATCACCAAGGAGACCCCGGCGTCGTTCGAGCCGTCGCTCGACTACATCGTGGTCAAGGTGCCGAGGTTCGCGTTCGAGAAGTTCGCCGGGGCCGACCAGACGCTGACCACCCACATGAAGTCGGTCGGCGAGGCGATGGCGATCGGCCGTTCGTTCCCCGAGGCGCTGCAGAAGGCGCTGCGGTCGCTGGAGAAGAAGGGGTCGTCGTTCACCTGGGCGGGCGAGCCCGGCGGCCTGGACGCGCTCCTGGAGGCCTGCCGCCGCCCCCACGACGGGCGGCTGCGCACGATGCAGCAGGCCATCAGGGCGGGCGCCACCCCCGAGCAGGTCCACGAGGCCACCTCGGTCGACCCGTGGTTCGTCGACCAGCTCTTCGCGATCGACGAGGTCGCCCGGTCGATCGCCGCGCTCGACCGGCCCACCCTGGAGACGGCCAAGCGGCACGGCTTCAGCGACGCGCAGATCGCCGAGATCCTCGGCGTG is a window of Microbispora sp. NBC_01189 DNA encoding:
- a CDS encoding aspartate carbamoyltransferase catalytic subunit, whose product is MKSHLLSTGDLSRDDALLILDTAEELARVSQRSIKKLPTLRGRTVVNLFFEDSTRTRISFEAAAKRLSADVINFSAKGSSVSKGESLKDTALTLEAMGADAVVIRHSASGAPHRLANWVRGSVVNAGDGTHEHPTQALLDAFSIRRRLGRLDGLKISIVGDVLHSRVARSNVLLLHTLGAEVTLVAPPTLLPVAVASWPCQVSYDLDAVLPKSDVVMMLRVQLERMNAAYFPSAREYSRRYGLDRDRFARLHDDAIVMHPGPMNRGMEISAEVADSPRSTIVEQVGNGVTVRMAVLYLLLGGSEPAIGGAE
- a CDS encoding dihydroorotase — encoded protein: MTTILIRGARILGGAPRDILLRDGVVAEIGDLAGAGADQTVDASGLVALPGLVDLHTHLREPGREDAETVETGTQAAARGGYTAVHAMANTSPVADTAGVVEQVWRLGQESGHCDVQPVGAVTSGLEGRQLAELGAMADSAARVRVFSDDGRCVSDAVLMRRALEYVKAFDGVVAQHAQEPRLTEGAQLNEGEVSARLGLTGWPAVAEEAIIARDCLLAAHVGSRLHVCHVSTAGSVEIIRWAKSKGWDVTAEVTPHHLLLTDSRAETSPLGPYNPIYKVNPPLRTAEDVRALREALADGTIDCVATDHAPHPVEDKETEWAAAAMGMIGLETALPVVQEAMVETGLLDWAGVADRMSARPARIGRLAGHGRPIEPGAPANVTLYDPSVRRPVDPGAMASKSRNTPYEGMTLPGRVVATFLRGRPTVLEGKLV
- the carA gene encoding glutamine-hydrolyzing carbamoyl-phosphate synthase small subunit: MTALLVLEDGRVFEGTPYGAVGETFGEMVFNTGMTGYQETLTDPSYHRQIVAMTAPHIGNTGVNDEDPESRRVWVAGYVVREPSRIPSNWRSRRTLDDYLREQGVVGIAMSGTRALTRHLRERGAMRAGVFSEGGDVAELVERVRRSPGMEGADLAREVSTPEPYVVPARGRKRFTVAAVDLGIKAMTPERMAERGCEVHVLPATAGAADILALGPDGVFFSNGPGDPAAAGYAVESLREVLDASVPFFGICFGNQILGRALGLGTYKLRYGHRGVNQPVQDRRTGKVEISAHNHGFAVRAPLDGPFETPYGAAEVSHVNLNDDCVEGLRLLDRPAFSVQYHPEAAAGPHDAAYLFDEFCDLMDKKKGAEGA
- the pyrR gene encoding bifunctional pyr operon transcriptional regulator/uracil phosphoribosyltransferase PyrR, which produces MSDAQNQARAVLEGPDIHRALTRIAHEILERTRGAGSVVLLGIPTRGATLAHRIAGRIAQFEGIKVPVGAIDITMYRDDLRLRPARPLGRTELPPDGVDGRTVVLVDDVLFSGRTVRAALDALNDVGRPRAVQLATLVDRGHRELPIRADYVGKNLPTSKSEKVKVFLQETDGRDAVVLIKGDDR